AACTATTaacaaattttgtaaaaaattgaaGTCGTGGAACACCTCTAGTTAAGTCAATGTTTATATCTTCTCAGACATTGATGAATGCGCGGATCGAGACAAAAACAACTGCCTGTGGAATTGCAGGAACGAGCCCGGGAAATACCGTTGCATTTGTCCACGCGGACACCGGGGAGATGGAACCAAGTACGGAAGTGGTTGCACCAGGGAAGCCGCAATTACAGAGATTGGCCTAGGTACTCTGCTTTAAGCCCTGCTAACATTAGAGTTTATATGTTTCCCTGGTAACAATTTAGAAATGGATCACAATCTAAGCATATCAGCAACAAATAGCACAAATAGGTTTGCGCTTATTGCCTACTCTGTTTAGCTtctgatttttcactttgaAGTCGTAGACAACTTTGGCAAAGTGTTTGACTTAAGAAAGGACTAGGACTATAAATGCAATCGGCGAGTACAGTAGCTTCTAAGCTCAAATGCATCGGCCAAAGTTGTAGAGAGAATTGAAAGATATCCGAGAGTGATTACTATTACTATTTTCTTTGTTGAGAGAGAAAAGTAATATATCattcgttttattttttttataaataaaattaactgaaaatatagAACAATCAGACTTCGAACTTGAAAACATTGTTAGCAGCCATCAAACACTTTATCACTTATATTAGAAAGGACCAATATATTAGAGAGATTTTTAATAGAGAAACTGTTTTATTCAATCTAACAACTTtggtcaataatatttttgtagaATCTTCGATCAGATCAGGGCCATAGAGCCTCTGATTTCCTAGAAAAATGAAATGATCTCcaaatcttttatatatatatatatatatatatatatatatatNctatatatatatatatatatatatatatatatatatataaaatatatatatatatccaaccaCTCCTACAAGTgaacaagagaaaagaagagactGTTGGAATTTTGACATTAATTAACGAAACTTGTAAGTTTTGAATTGTACACAGCGGTTGGGCTGTCGGCTATGATTCTGATCTTCCTGGGAAGCTTGTGGATATACTGGCTGCTGAAGAAGCTGAGGCTCGGAAGACTCAAACGTCAGTACTTCATGCAAAACGGAGGCCTACTATTGCAGCAGCGAATCACATCCGCTCGCAGGGCCACCGCGAGGATCTTCACCATCGAAGAGCTCGAGAGAGCCACCAATGGCTTCAGCAAGGACAGAGTGATCGGCCACGGCGGCTACGGCACGGTATACAAAGGAATACTTCCTAACGACCAGATCATCGCCATTAAGAGATCGAAGCTGGTGGACGAAATCCAGATCGAATCCTTCATAAACGAGGTGGCCATCCTCTCTCAGATCGATCATAAGAACGTGGTTAAGCTACTGGGTTGCTGCTTAGAATCTCAAGTCCCTCTCCTGGTCTACGAGTTCATCTCCAACGGCACACTTTTCCGCCACATTCACGAGAAACCCAACAATGTGATTCCGTGGGAGGCTCGCCTCCGAATCGCAGCAGAGACCGCGACAGCTCTGGCGCATCTTCATTCGAGGGCTTCTGTACCCATCATTCATAGGGACGTTAAGTCAGCTAACATATTGTTGGACGAGAGCTACACCGCAAAGGTGGCGGATTTCGGGGCTTCGAGGTTGGTGCCTTGCGACCGCACGCACGTAACGACGCTAGTGCAGGGGACGCTGGGTTATTTGGACCCCGAATACTTCTACACGAGCCGGTTGACGGAAAGAAGCGACGTTTACAGTTTCGGAGTTGTGCTGGTGGAGCTGCTAACGGCGGAGAAGCCTGTGTCGTTTTGTCGGACGGAGACGGAGACGAACCTGGCCTCGCATTTCGTGATGCTGCTGCAGGGGAAGAGGCTGTGGGAGGTGGCGGACAGTCGGATGGTGGCGGAGGCGGGGGAAACGCAAATGCTGCCGGTGGCTGATCTCGCGAGGAGATGCTTGAGCgtgaagggagaggagaggcCGACGATGGAAGAGGTGGCGGTAGAGCTCGATGCGCTTCTAAGGCTCATGAAGCAGCACTTAGCATTGAGAAGAAGCTTACAGGACGGGGCGAGGCCTCTTGCTAAGCCTTTAGCTATCAATGACAATAATACTATTGACGAGGTTGGTGCAGAGAGAGTCTGTGAAGGAGGATGAGCACGGTGAATGCAATctaattaacaaattaaatattaaagtgtATAAAATTGTATGGTGCTGTCAAAGTGAAAGTTGTAAAATGCTTGATTGTCGATTTATTGTAAAAGTGTTGTCTATTATAGAGAAAGGTGCCGTTtcacaaaaattctaataaactAAATTGTATAAAAGAAATTAGCTGTTGAAAACTTTTCCGGCTACAACCCATTTCATACCAGTCACGTGAACTTCAAATTCTTTTGCTTAACCTTCTTTCCCTCCGTGctcttttattttcatttgagttattttatccaattaaattaaaaattttattatactaATTAATCAACAGTTTTgtacaattttaatttgattaaaaaagttCTCTATTATAAATACAGACagttttgtataattttaatttgattaaaaaaattcgCCACCTTTGCAGTGTGTAAGGGGGACATGAGGAACACGAGAGTCCTTCCTCCCCCAAGGGAGAAAGGGGGACAGGAGTatcacgagagagagagagagagagagagagagagagagtagaaatCTGTAGTAGGATTgggagagaataaaaaaatggtacaaattttttaaaaaaattcaagtagtgtaaaaaattttaaaagtacaaaaagaaaatcaatgcATCTCCACTACGCTCCCACTTTTCAGTCGCGAAAGCTCCAACTACGGAGGTTCCATCATTGGGATATCCACCCCAAGAGATTTCCTTCCACACGGCTGATTGCAAGTGGATATTATTGGTCCAAAGCGCGTTTTGGAATGAAAAAATTGGACCAAACACCGACTTAATCACAAATAAGGTGACTTTTGATATAGTTAtcgtttttaaaatttttaagacgTTAATTCAATAGTGATGAATgacaatttatttaaattcttttaggcaactaaattagttattttaaaatttttatttttattgtcaaataaataccataaatatatataaggatTGCAAGTAATTCACCATTCATTTCTACactattttataagtaaattcTATTTAACGGAATGAATAAAATAGCAACTAATACCAAACAAGGCTAAACATGTAATACTTTGAATTATTAATCACGAATTAATTCCATTTATGCTTGAGATTGACATAATTTTGTTTCTTAATTAGGTCTAAAATTCTTCACCGGAGGCTATTGGTTCTATGTAACATGTGTATGTACAACGGGGTCAGGGCATATGTTTGGAAATTTGACGTCAGAAGAAGCAAACAAAGCGACGACGCCCACTCCTTGACTGCTGAGTCGACGCTCTTCGTCACTCCAGCAAGATCACCAAGATCATATCATATCACACACCACACCCACACCCACACCTTCACGGTATCATTCTTATTCTTCCCCTCACGCGCGTCTCTATATCTACCATCGAAGTGGAGAATTAATTTAAGCGCCTTCATTAATCtatgatcgatcgatcgatgcaTATTCCACCGTTATTCATCGTCTTGCAGCTAGTATGGCTGCTTGTGCCGGCATCATCCTCTTCCTCCGACTCCATCGATCCATCGGTGCTCGGGATGGACGCCCCCAGCTGCAATTTCGACTTCCCCTTCGGCGCCCCCGGCTTCTCCCAATACCGAAAGGGCTTCGAGGTGTCCTGCGACCCCAGCCTTACCGGGAGCCCCTCGTGGCTCCAAGTCGGCTCGAAGCAGCTGCAGATAATGAACATCTCGATAGCCGAGGGCTACGTGCGCACCAGAATCACCGCCTCCACATGGCAGTGCTCTCGCCAGGATGTGGCGGGAGCAAACATCAGCCTGGAGGGCACCCCATTCACGTTCTCCCCCACGCGGAACAAGCTGACCGTCATCAGTTGCGACACCTTCGTCAGCTTTGAGGNTGCGATTCAGCatgtaattttttgattaaCCTCTTGTTCCTAAAAAATGATACGAACTAATAATTCTTCGAcaagttttgatttttcttatgggtaatttcaattttttgaaagGATTCAGCTGCATTATTCGGAGTTTCATCTATGGAGATAAGAGTAGCTTTTCATGTTATGATACAGTCAATGCTCATCAGgaacaaatatattaattcctTTACAATGTTTTCTGTGATCTAGCTTAAGTTCGGAGGTAGTGAATTGCGACTACTTGTGCGCAAAGAGCTGGCGAAGAGTGATGTCGGAACTGTTGGTACAACCCAAACCATATTAAAAATTCATCAACCAAGAACTCTAACATAATTTAACAGAATCCAGTTTCTCCCAAATTAAGCTACGGATCGAATCAAATGAATCCCTAAAAACTGAGCAAGTACCCACGACCTATTCCAAATTCTATCAAACGAAACCATCATTGCTcacgaaaatcacaaaattaacGAGATAAGATGAGTATAAGAGAATCGATCTTGCCCAAAACCTAATCCGACAACCCCATCCTTCTCATCAGATCATCAACAACACGCAAGAAGCAGACAATAGGGAGCAGACACAGGGATCACGATCCTGATCTCGGCAAACTCCGATCATGGGAAGCCCTAACCCTAGAGGAGTGGAGTGGAGTGGaagggaggggagagagagggggagaatgAGAACCTTGACGATCTCGTCGCTGGGGGCGGCGATCTCGGGGTCGAGGGCGCGGATGGTGCCCTCCTCCTTGCGCTCGAGGGTTAGCAGGGCCTCGGCGAGCTCGGCCTCAACACAGCAGCAGCCCACCTCGTCCTGTTAGGGCTTCTTCATCTTAGGGTCCGAAGGTTCCTGCTAGCGCTTCGTCGCCGCGCTCTATCCCCACCTCGTCCCGCTAAGGCTTCGTCGACCGTGGCGATAGTCGCGACACGATGCTTCACCGGCCGCTGAGGAGGTCGCGGCGTGCGGAGGTTGCGGCTAGGGAGGAGCAGCCGGCGTGCAGAGGTCGCGAAGGTCGCTGCAGCGTGCGGAGGTCACGAAGGGGGCGAAAGGGTTTGGGCGAAAGGGTTTGGGAAAAGTGTTTTGTTCACTTGAGCAGGGAACTAATAAGGATTTTtctgacaaaattaaaaaaaattaaaaaaaatgaacctTTTGTGAcgaatatataaattttctcgCTAAATATTTCGGGCTCTTTGGCGCCAAGTGAAAAAAATGGCGCGGTAATCAATAGCGGGGAAAAATATTTGcaacaaaaatttttattattttttctggcGAAATTATAACTATTgtcacaaaaaattaatatttttgtggCCATATATCACAAATCGCCACAAATAAATActgataatatttatattttttaaaaaatatgacaaAGGCTCTATTGTGACGAAAAATAATCGCcacaataaataatatatacattttatgacaatttattatatttctacATAGATGGCTAACGCATTTACTGCGATTTTCGAGACATCGCCgctatttcaattttaaatattcgCAAACAAAATTTGcggggaaaaaataaaaatccccaCAAAAAATTTACCATTAATGAAGATTTTTAGTTGGTCACAAAAAAGTCTCCACAAAATATTGTATTTCTTGTAGTGGCTGCTGCCAAGCTACGATCCCCGTGGGGCTCAAGAGCTTCGTCGACGTGCAATTCCACAGCGTCACGGACGCGATAAAAGGGTGGTGGAAACTGAAAGTTAACAACACGCTGCAGCCGTTGACGCCCTCCTCATCCGGTCACCAAAGAAAAGGAGCTCCAAGTATAGTTTTTGATCCGCCTGATTTCGAAAACACGACGCCGCTGTGCAGCAAGGTGTTCATCGCGGAGTATGAAAAATTCACGTTCTCAAAGAGCGATATGCTGTTCGGCGCTGCCTGGGACGACACGTCCCTGTCGATGGTGCTGGATTGGGCGATCGGGAACGAGTCGTGTGCGGAGGCGACGCGGAGGAACGCGTCTGACGACTATGCTTGCATCGACGAGAACAGCATCTGCTACGACCCGCCGGGTAGGGCGGGCTATCTCTGCAACTGCAGTGACGGCTATCAGGGCAACCCTTACGTCGCCGGTGGATGCCAGTGTGAGTTTAGTAACAGTAAAATGTTATATGCCTTATTaaggtatatatataggaatatacgAATTAATACAATCAGAGTATATATCTTTATATTcctaagttgtttttaataatgAAACTTCCGAAACCATAAAATGTTTAcaaattctataaaataaattttttatgcaatacttttattttcaccAATTTCTTAgacaataaaaagagaaaaatgtaatGAACAATCTATTTAACAATGAataatgtataaaatattaaaatatattgatagattcatacatttttttaatatttttttataatttttcggttgATACCTATACGCTAGCGAATAATTTGGCCAATTATTCGAACAACCAAAGAGTCTTAAACtattaataaattttgtaaaaaattggAGAAGTTTGTCACCACCTATATATTTTCAAGTTTTCTATCGACAATAAGTTACATAAGAGAGCACTTACAACCATATTCAGCCTTTCGGAGTCGTGGAACACCTCTAGTTAAGTCAAGGTATCTATCTTCTCAGACATTGATGAATGCGCGGATCGAGACAAAAACAACTGCACGTGGAAATGCACGAACAAGCCCGGGGAATACCGCTGCATTTGTCCACCGGGATACAGGGGAGACGGAACCAAGAACGGAAGTGGTTGCACCAAGGACGCCGCAACTACAGAGATTGGCCTAGGTACTCTGCTTTAATCCCCCGCTAACATTAGGGTTTATATGTTTCCCTGGTTCAAGTTAGAAATGATCACAATCTATGCGTGTTAGCAACaattaatagcacaaataggTTTGCTTTTATTGCCTGCCTTGTTTAGCTTTTGATTTTTCACGTCGAAGTCGTAGACAACTTTGGTACAGAGTTTGACTTAAATAAAGGACTAGGACTGTAGATGCAACTGGAAAATGCATGGGCCAACACTGTAGAGAGAATTCAAAGATATAGGAAAGAGatcattattattgtttttagaGACACAGAAAAGTAGTATGCTTTTCgcttcaattattatttttttaaataaatttactagaaaatataaaataacagcTCTCAAACTCTTTTTCACCGGCGGCGCTAGGGACGGCAGGTATATCAGGGAGATTTTAATAAAGTAACTGTTTTATTCGGCCTTAACAACTTTGGTCGAACAATATTTTCTTAAAAGCTTCGATTAGATCAAGGATTCAGGGCCATAGAGCCTCTGATTCACTAGAAAAATGAAATGATCTCCAACACTTAGATATATCAAACCACTCGTTCAAGTgaacaagagaaaagaagagcCCGTTGGAATTTTGACATTAATTAATGAAACTTGTAACTTTTGTATTGTACACAGCGGTTGGGCTGTCGGCTATGGCTCTGATCTTCATTGGAAGCTTGTGGATATACTGGCTGCTGAAGAAGCTGAGGCTCGGAAGGCTCAAAAGGAAGCACTTCATGCAAAATGGAGGCCTACTATTGCAACAGCGAATCACATCTGCTCGCAGGGCCACCGCGAGGATCTTCACCATTGAAGAGCTCGAGAGAGCCACCAATGGCTTCAACAAGGACAGAGTGATCGGCCACGGCGGCTACGGCACGGTATACAAAGGAATTCTTCCTAACGACCAGATCATCGCCATTAAGAGATCAAAGCTGGTGGACGAATCCCAGATCGAATCGTTCATAAACGAGGTGGCCATTCTCTCTCAGATCAATCATAAAAACGTGGTTAAGCTACTGGGTTGCTGCTTAGAATCTCAAATCCCTCTCTTGGTTTACGAGTTCATCTCCAACGGCACGCTTTTTCACCATATTCATGAGAAATCCAATACAGTGATTCTGTGGGAGACCCGCCTACGAATCGCAACAGAGACGGCAGCAGCTCTTGCTTATCTCCATTCGAGGGCTTCTATACCCATCATTCATAGGGACGTTAAGTCAGCTAATATATTGTTAGACGAGAGCTACACTGCAAAGGTGGCGGATTTTGGGGCGTCGAGGCTGGTGCCTTACGACCGCACGCACGTAACGACGCTAGTGCAGGGGACGCTGGGTTATTTGGACCCCGAATACTTCTACACGAGCCAATTGACGGAAAGAAGCGACGTTTACAGTTTCGGAGTTGTGCTAGTGGAGCTGCTAACGGCGGAGAAGCCGGTATCGTTTTGTCGGTCGGAGACGGAGAGGAATTTGGCCTCGCATTTTGTAATGCTGCTGGAAGGGAAGAGGCTGTGGGAGGTGATGGACGGTCGGATGGTGGCGGAGGCGGGGGAAATGCAAATGCTATCGGTGGCTGATCTCGCGAGGAGATGCTTGAGCGTGAAGGGGGAGGAGAGGCCGACGATGGAAGAGGCGGCAGTGGAGCTCCATGCGCTCCACAGGCTCATGAAGCAGCACCTAGCTTTGAGAAGCAGCTTGAAGGAAGGGGCGAGGCCTCTTGCTAAGCCTTTAACTATCAATGACAATGATACTATTGGCGAGGTTAGCGCGGAGATCCACCTTCTATCGTGCACGGATAGTCTGTGAGGGAGGATGATCGCGCACGGTGAATACGATCAAAGATACTTGATGACAAATAAACATGTAATTTTTTGGATTATTAATCACCATCTTTAATTCTATCTGTACTTGAGGTGATTGGTTTTAAATGCGCTTTAGTTTGTAAGAAGCATACGCTTTCCTCGGTCATTTTGTTGTTGAGGCTTCACCGTACGAGTTAGGATTTGCCTATAGATGTACTGAATTGAAGGCACACCAGCACAATCCTAACCTGATTTGAATAACTATTCATCTAATACCAGAGTTTCTTATAAGGGCTCGGCCGCTTAGATTGGATTCCCATTAAATTAACCTGCAACTTCTATTTCTGCAACTGCGTCCTACGAAAGATTCGACTTAACTCTAAGCCCTCGAGCCTTCCTAGTACACTTAGACTAGACCCGAGCAAAGAGCGGGCTATGCAGGGTCCAAGTATTTTGGGGCCGTGCCCGGAATTTGTTCGACCTATTCTGAGCCTGAAACCAAACCAAAATGATCGGGTTGGCGGAACCATACGGAACTGGATCGCATAGAATGCAAAAATTCTAGTCCGGAACGGATCAACTAATCAAAGAGAAAGGCGCTGAAAACTCAGACCCAGACTGAGCCTAACGCAAGCGGCAGAAACGGATGGACGGGTCGGGCCAGGTTTTTTCTAAGACATATAATCTCAATCCTAATCTTCCACAACCTTAATCCTAATCTACTTAAGATTCCGAGGCTAGCTCTCCCAAAGGCCAAAGGGTGAGGGTCGATGATGATGATCGTCATAAATTGACGGTTGAGATCAAGCCAACATACCATCCTCCCCTAGGGTTTTCCTCTTTTTAAGCTCTTTTCTCCTTGGCTTTGCCACCTCTTTCCTGGTCCCCGTCCATCGAAACCTCGCCATGTATGGCAGCGCCGGCGAACCCTaaagaggagggggaggaggagaactcctcctcatcatcatcatcatcatcatctcgtCCCTTCGCCTCCGCCGTTGCAGCGATCGCCGTCGCCCAAATCTGCGGCGGCGCCGGGTTCACCGCCGCGGAGCCCTGCGCCCTCCGCGCCCTCTCCGACGTCGCGGCGCTCTACATCGAAGCCCTCGCCCGCTCCGCCGCCGGCCACGCCAACGACCGCGGCCGCACCGACTCCAACCTGCTCGACCTCGTCCGCGCCCTGGAGGAGCTCGAGGCGGCGGCATGCGGCGGCTTCCTCGGGGGGTCAGACCCCGCGCGGCTGCTGCTGCGGTCGAGCAAGCTGATGGAGCTCATGGCCTTCGTGCGGGACGCGGACGAGGTCCCATTCGCCAAGCCCATACGGCGCCGCGCCgggaaaggaggagagagacGACGGGCTCCGCCGAGCTTCGTGGAGGCGGGGAAAGAGCCGCCGATGCCGCACGTGCCGCGGTGGCTCCCGTGCTTCCCGGAGTCGTGGGAGGGTTGGGGAAGAAGAGGGGAAAAGGAAATGGCGGcgaaggaggaagaggaggaggagatggcggTGGGGACGGGAATGGATGGGGTGGTGAAGAGGGAAGAATCGGGGGTTGCCGGGGTTTTACCGGAGGAGAGGGCGAGGGTCAGGTTTCGGATCGGGGCTGGTTCTGATCGGCGAAGGCGAGGAAGGTGAAAATGGTGGAGAATAATGGggtgaattattattattcggGAAAATGGATATTtaatgatttttaataattaaaatttaaatacagcTGATTTTTGTTGGGACGGGGATTCGATCCCATGATGTGCGAGCCAAACGGTATCGTGTGCTGGACCTGAGCACCATCTCACCAGCGTAGCGGGAAGACTCGTGgtcttcaatatttttaattattgtaattagTTGAATGCTTCGTTTACAAGCTCCGCTTCCATTCCCCCAACTGTTAATAactaagaagaagaaatgcTGGTCTCGCTGGGTAtagttgtttttgtttttccgaAATAAATTTCATGTGTTGTAGATAGCATGATTTGTTGAAGCGCGGACGTCTAATTACGGAGAATCTGTataatgaaaattaataattagcagAAACTATtaggctatttttttttttccctgaatATGCTGTTACATGATCAAGATGTACTCCAAGCTAATCAACCCTACAAACCACAGTGGAAAACAGTGCGTTTGTGAGATCCGAATTCTGCCACTATCAAATATTTCCAATGTTATTCCATCAAAACATAGCAATAGAAGGGAACTCTACCTTACTAAGATCTGACAAAACGAAGCAAACCAAATGGCTGCTAAAGATAATTTACTCACTTTTATAAAAAGCCCGTACGGATGATGAGCTTGTCACTAGTGCTACACCAACATCCAAATTCTACAAGTCTATGCTTCTACAATCCGCACACACGGCTGCATTTCATTAGCAGCTAGTATTTCATGTGTTCAAGGCCATTGCACTCAATTCATTTTAAAAGTGACCATGGAGAAAAAGAGAAGCATGCCACCAACCCCAACAGTATGTTTATAAGCAGGTAAGATGCCAAAATTATGGGCACTGCCTCATAAGACATAGACTACATATTCAAAAGTCACTCTGCTGGACACCTGAATCAACGCCAATATGATGCTTCCGTATTCACGAAGAGTTGCTAAATTTTTAGGCCAGTTATATTTCCATTAATGCAGAACAACACAGAAAGAGCGCAAGGAACAGAGGGCCGGATTATATTTGCTTTACCTCGTATTCATGACAAATTCTCAAAGGAGTGTCCTTAGAAACCGGCCTCTCTTCAGACCACAACTCCAAGTTAACGGTTCCAGTTCCCCAGTGCAACAAACACTTGCTAACCTGACTCAGCTCAAAGCGGTTGATCAAACACACACCTGTGCATTTGTCAACCAGCATCCATTCCCCTGTAAGAGTAGCAAAAAAGCCAAATAAATGATgagatgaaaaattaaaataaaataaaataaaatattacgcATTCATGTACGTAGAAGACATAAAAATAAACCGAAGTACCAAATGCTGTTATTGAAGATAAGTAAAATTGTACGACTTTTTATCTGAACTACAGTGTGTATTCATACTAGGAGCCtgaaactttgaaattttttattttacctaaCATTACAATATATTTGATTCAACTATTCCACTGTCAGAACTAAACAACATTATTAATATCTTTAACTATATATTCTATAACTTGACTAGATATCCGCAACTTTTGGACATTTTTGCAACTTTCCTGACGGAATTTGTGAGTTCTAACTAAATTTGATGGAACTTTCTATAatcgaaagaaagaaaaggaaatgaggtgaaataattttttttaaaaaaaaaaaaatcaactgcCACTTTCCTAGTATCCTATATTTTAGCAAAGGTCTGCATGTTTTTGTCTTAAGATGTAATAGCGTCAATCAACCAATCAATTGCACGCAAAATGTATATTTTACCATTAGGACGGAGATCTCCCTCAAATAATTGCTCTCCAGGTTCGGGGGAGATCTCATGCATCAAACCATCAATAGAGGTGAAAGTGACCAAAACTTCAGAGGGGTGTAGAAGGGTGAAAGTTGGGTGCACTCGCAAGCATACCAACCTATTACACAccaaggaaaaaaataataatcatcattttattagttttttgtACGCTAGAAATAAGAACATTAAGTCTAAAGATAAACATTTAGGCCGTGTTTGGATGTTTGAATAGATAtccaataataacttattcggtATGAAGATTTTCTTCTATAATTGGAAGATAGGAGTTAGATTTTTGCTCCTTGAAGAGTTTTGGCATCCATGATTTAGTAGGATAATATAGGATAATATATTACACCTGATTTgtcttatttgaaaaaaaaatgacttgaatgCAATTTATGGCATCCATTTTAAACATTTGATCATACCAATCTACCAAATACTATAAGCTTTTTGAGTAAATTGAAAGAATAGACTGAATAAGATGTTCATTTATAAAAAAGGTACGAATGGTGATATTAACCTTGAGAAACCACCAGAACCAGCTCCAACATTCTGCGCAACAATGCTAGAGTCAATTTGGAGGATCTTTCGGTCATCCTTTGGAATAGATATCTGGCGGCGAATAATCAATCCACCACCAACATCCCCCTCCAAGCAAAGCGATTCTTCCTCTCCTGATTGTTCAAGGTCCCTCCTAC
This genomic window from Ananas comosus cultivar F153 linkage group 3, ASM154086v1, whole genome shotgun sequence contains:
- the LOC109707520 gene encoding wall-associated receptor kinase 3-like, with translation MIDRSMHIPPLFNFLHLVWLLVPASSSSPDSVDPSALGMDAPSCNFDFPFGAPGFSQYRKGFEVSCNPSLSGSPSWLQVGSKKLQIMNISIAEGYVRTGITPSTWQCSRSGETGEGISLEGTPFTFSHTRNKLTVVSCDTFVSFADHRNSSVSVGCVSFCPSQLSITDGACSGVGCCQAAIPVGLKSFDAQFYSIPDEIKRRWKLKVNNTLQPMTPSSSGHQRKEAPSIVFENTTPLCSKVFIAEYENFTFSKRYLEISGDWEDAPLSMVLDWAIGNETCVDARRRNASDYACIDDNSSCYDSPDGVGYRCNCSEGYQGNPYVAGGCQDIDECADRDKNNCLWNCRNEPGKYRCICPRGHRGDGTKYGSGCTREAAITEIGLAVGLSAMILIFLGSLWIYWLLKKLRLGRLKRQYFMQNGGLLLQQRITSARRATARIFTIEELERATNGFSKDRVIGHGGYGTVYKGILPNDQIIAIKRSKLVDEIQIESFINEVAILSQIDHKNVVKLLGCCLESQVPLLVYEFISNGTLFRHIHEKPNNVIPWEARLRIAAETATALAHLHSRASVPIIHRDVKSANILLDESYTAKVADFGASRLVPCDRTHVTTLVQGTLGYLDPEYFYTSRLTERSDVYSFGVVLVELLTAEKPVSFCRTETETNLASHFVMLLQGKRLWEVADSRMVAEAGETQMLPVADLARRCLSVKGEERPTMEEVAVELDALLRLMKQHLALRRSLQDGARPLAKPLAINDNNTIDEVGAERVCEGG
- the LOC109707878 gene encoding uncharacterized protein LOC109707878, which gives rise to MIDRSMHIPPLFIVLQLVWLLVPASSSSSDSIDPSVLGMDAPSCNFDFPFGAPGFSQYRKGFEVSCDPSLTGSPSWLQVGSKQLQIMNISIAEGYVRTRITASTWQCSRQDVAGANISLEGTPFTFSPTRNKLTVISCDTFVSFEXAIQHDSAALFGVSSMEIRVAFHVMIQSMLIRNKYINSFTMFSVI
- the LOC109707523 gene encoding wall-associated receptor kinase 2-like yields the protein MLFGAAWDDTSLSMVLDWAIGNESCAEATRRNASDDYACIDENSICYDPPGRAGYLCNCSDGYQGNPYVAGGCQYIDECADRDKNNCTWKCTNKPGEYRCICPPGYRGDGTKNGSGCTKDAATTEIGLAVGLSAMALIFIGSLWIYWLLKKLRLGRLKRKHFMQNGGLLLQQRITSARRATARIFTIEELERATNGFNKDRVIGHGGYGTVYKGILPNDQIIAIKRSKLVDESQIESFINEVAILSQINHKNVVKLLGCCLESQIPLLVYEFISNGTLFHHIHEKSNTVILWETRLRIATETAAALAYLHSRASIPIIHRDVKSANILLDESYTAKVADFGASRLVPYDRTHVTTLVQGTLGYLDPEYFYTSQLTERSDVYSFGVVLVELLTAEKPVSFCRSETERNLASHFVMLLEGKRLWEVMDGRMVAEAGEMQMLSVADLARRCLSVKGEERPTMEEAAVELHALHRLMKQHLALRSSLKEGARPLAKPLTINDNDTIGEVSAEIHLLSCTDSL
- the LOC109707524 gene encoding transcription initiation factor TFIID subunit 8-like, producing the protein MAAPANPKEEGEEENSSSSSSSSSSRPFASAVAAIAVAQICGGAGFTAAEPCALRALSDVAALYIEALARSAAGHANDRGRTDSNLLDLVRALEELEAAACGGFLGGSDPARLLLRSSKLMELMAFVRDADEVPFAKPIRRRAGKGGERRRAPPSFVEAGKEPPMPHVPRWLPCFPESWEGWGRRGEKEMAAKEEEEEEMAVGTGMDGVVKREESGVAGVLPEERARVRFRIGAGSDRRRRGR